In a single window of the Gossypium hirsutum isolate 1008001.06 chromosome D02, Gossypium_hirsutum_v2.1, whole genome shotgun sequence genome:
- the LOC107910334 gene encoding receptor protein-tyrosine kinase CEPR1 has product MASKADFLLLAVLFSFMFLSCRAMKHDQSKFFNLMKASLSGKALSDWDVIGGKPYCNFTGVNCNDRGYVEVLNFTGWSLSGIFPDDVCFHLPELRVLDISRNNFHGNFLNGIVNCSSLEVFNMSSIYLRTKLPDFSKLVSLRVLDLSYNRFIGDFPMSITNLTNLEVLYFNENDKLKPWQLPDNISRLSKLRIMVFTTCMLYGRIPASIGNVTSLVDLELSGNFLSGQIPKELGLLKNLKQLELYYNQYLSGTIPEELGNLTELIDLDMSVNRLSGNIPVSICRLPKLQFLQIYNNSLTGEIPGEIAESTTLTILSLYGNYLSGQVPRNLGRSAPMIALDLSENNITGPIPAEVCRGGKLLYLLMLDNKLSGNLPESYANCKSLLRFRVSNNHLEGWIHEGLFGLPHVSIIDLADNSFTGRFPNSFGNARNLSELFLQNNKVSGFLPPGISGAVNLVKIDLSNNLLSGSIPSQIGNLKNLNLLMLQGNNLSSGIPESFSLLKSLNVLDLSNNHLTGNIPESLRELLPNSMNFSNNQLSGPIPLSLIKGGLVESFSGNPGLCAPIHVQNFPICSHFYNEKKLNSMWAIIVSVLAITIAAVLLLKRRLSKQRAVMEHDETLSSSFFSYDVKSFHRICFNQHEILEAMVDKNIVGHGGSGTVYRIELQNGHVVAVKKLWSKTYKDSGSKDQLVFDKGLKTEVETLGNIRHKNIVKLHSYFSNLDCNLLVYEYMLNGNLWDALHNGRFDLDWPIRHRIALGVAQGLAYLHHDILPPIIHRDIKSTNILLDVDYHPKVADFGIAKVLQARGGKDSTTTVIAGTYGYLAPEYAYSNKATTKCDVYSFGVVLMELITGKKPVETDFGENKNIVLWISAKLETKEGVVEVLDKKLSKTFKEEMVKVLRIAMRCTSKNTSQRPTMNEVVQLLIESEPFRLDSSCESPSKIKEAANVNKIKNQSDI; this is encoded by the exons ATGGCATCAAAAGCTGATTTTCTCCTTCTAGCTGTGTTGTTTAGTTTTATGTTTTTGTCTTGTCGAGCCATGAAACATGATCAATCCAAGTTCTTCAACTTAATGAAAGCATCTTTATCGGGAAAGGCCTTATCTGATTGGGATGTTATTGGAGGGAAACCTTATTGCAATTTCACCGGAGTTAACTGCAACGATCGAGGCTATGTTGAAGTTCTTAACTTCACCGGCTGGTCACTGTCCGGCATCTTTCCCGACGACGTGTGCTTTCATCTGCCGGAGCTTCGTGTTCTGGATATCAGCCGCAACAATTTCCATGGCAACTTTCTGAACGGAATCGTGAATTGTTCTTCCCTGGAAGTGTTCAATATGAGTTCCATATATTTAAGAACAAAGCTTCCGGATTTCTCCAAACTGGTCTCTTTACGTGTTCTTGACTTGTCGTACAATCGCTTCATAGGCGATTTCCCCATGTCCATAACTAATCTTACCAATCTCGAGGTGCTCTACTTTAATGAAAACGATAAATTAAAGCCATGGCAACTTCCGGACAACATTTCCAGGCTTTCCAAGCTCAGAATTATGGTTTTCACGACATGCATGTTGTATGGTCGGATCCCAGCATCAATCGGAAACGTGACATCGCTTGTGGATCTCGAGTTGAGTGGGAATTTCCTGTCCGGTCAAATTCCTAAGGAGCTTGGATTGCTGAAGAACTTGAAGCAGCTTGAACTGTATTACAACCAGTACTTATCTGGGACAATACCCGAAGAACTTGGAAACCTGACAGAGCTTATAGATTTGGACATGTCGGTGAATCGATTGAGTGGAAACATTCCAGTGTCTATATGTCGACTTCCAAAACTTCAATTCCTTCAGATTTATAACAACAGTCTTACAGGAGAAATCCCTGGTGAAATTGCAGAGTCAACAACTTTGACAATCCTTTCACTTTATGGAAACTACTTATCGGGACAGGTTCCACGAAATCTGGGGCGTTCGGCGCCTATGATTGCTCTCGACTTGTCGGAGAACAATATTACAGGTCCAATACCGGCAGAGGTTTGTCGAGGAGGTAAACTGTTGTATTTGCTTATGTTAGATAACAAGCTTTCTGGGAACTTGCCTGAAAGTTATGCAAACTGCAAATCCCTTTTAAGGTTTCGAGTTTCTAATAACCATTTGGAGGGATGGATCCATGAAGGACTGTTCGGGCTCCCACATGTTTCGATCATTGATTTAGCTGACAATAGTTTCACGGGTCGTTTCCCAAATTCATTTGGAAATGCTAGGAATTTATCCGAACTGTTCTTGCAGAACAATAAGGTGTCTGGCTTTTTACCTCCTGGAATCTCTGGAGCTGTCAACCTGGTCAAGATTGACCTCAGCAACAATCTTTTGTCTGGTTCAATTCCTTCACAAATTGGGAATCTAAAGAATCTGAATTTACTTATGTTGCAAGGTAACAATCTCAGTTCTGGGATCCCCGAATCGTTTTCTTTGTTGAAATCTCTTAATGTTCTTGATCTTTCCAACAATCACTTGACTGGTAACATTCCAGAGAGTCTGAGAGAGCTTTTGCCTAACTCCATGAACTTTTCAAACAATCAACTTTCTGGTCCAATCCCTCTGTCATTGATTAAAGGAGGGTTGGTTGAAAGCTTTTCAGGCAATCCAGGTCTTTGTGCTCCAATCCATGTCCAAAATTTCCCCATATGTTCACACTTTTACAACGAAAAGAAGCTAAACTCGATGTGGGCAATCATAGTTTCTGTCTTAGCCATTACAATTGCAGCTGTCTTGTTACTCAAACGTCGTTTGAGTAAACAAAGAGCTGTAATGGAACATGATGAGACCTTGTCCTCATCATTCTTTTCATATGATGTGAAAAGCTTCCATAGGATATGTTTTAACCAACATGAGATCCTTGAAGCAATGGTTGATAAGAACATTGTAGGCCATGGAGGATCTGGCACAGTGTATAGAATCGAATTGCAGAACGGACATGTTGTTGCGGTGAAGAAACTATGGAGCAAAACATATAAAGACTCGGGTTCCAAAGATCAGTTGGTTTTCGACAAAGGATTGAAGACAGAGGTCGAAACTCTAGGAAACATAAGGCACAAGAACATAGTCAAACTGCATAGTTACTTTTCGAACTTGGATTGTAACCTGTTGGTTTATGAATACATGTTGAATGGTAACCTTTGGGATGCTCTCCATAATGGAAGGTTCGATCTGGATTGGCCGATTCGACATCGAATCGCACTCGGGGTTGCACAGGGTTTGGCATATCTTCACCATGATATTTTGCCACCCATCATTCACCGAGACATCAAGTCGACTAACATCCTACTCGACGTCGATTACCATCCGAAAGTTGCAGATTTCGGAATAGCCAAGGTTTTGCAAGCTAGAGGAGGGAAAGATTCTACCACTACTGTCATTGCAGGCACCTATGGCTACTTGGCCCCTG AATATGCATATTCAAATAAAGCGACAACCAAGTGCGACGTGTATAGTTTCGGAGTGGTCTTAATGGAACTAATAACCGGAAAAAAACCAGTGGAGACCGATTTCGGAGAAAACAAGAACATCGTGCTCTGGATCTCGGCGAAACTGGAGACAAAGGAAGGTGTTGTGGAGGTGTTAGACAAGAAGTTGTCCAAGACATTCAAGGAGGAAATGGTTAAAGTTCTAAGGATTGCAATGCGGTGTACAAGCAAGAATACATCACAACGTCCAACCATGAACGAGGTTGTTCAGTTGTTGATTGAATCAGAGCCTTTCAGATTAGATTCTTCTTGTGAGTCACCAAGTAAGATCAAAGAAGCAGCGAATGTCAACAAAATAAAGAACCAATCAGATATATGA